Proteins encoded together in one Candidatus Zixiibacteriota bacterium window:
- a CDS encoding phosphoesterase, translated as MNQSTEKKLEKLELLMERKHSLLIVLQNYPDPDAIASAAALRELGHELADLTCTIISGGFIGRSENRALMKYLDLPYHPEDNWPSEKADLVALVDTQPGTGNNILPLEYSADIVIDHHPIKRETRSAEFHDVRNNYGATSTIMFEYLQAAEIQVSRQLATGLLYGIRSDTQDLGRESSRADIDAVVELYPLANKRMLAEIANSKTPREYLAALQVALANARIYGNAVVSNIGQSKIPEAVSEAADTLLRLEDIEWSFCSVATGKKLLFSIRTCNPEYNSGDVATAICKDLGAGGGHQSMAGGIIDLSQTKRRSIERTTKEVEKRFLNQVKQTHRGIPLCGNDKCK; from the coding sequence GTGAATCAGTCGACTGAGAAGAAACTCGAGAAGCTGGAGCTTCTGATGGAGCGCAAGCATTCGCTTTTAATAGTGCTCCAGAATTATCCAGATCCGGATGCTATCGCTTCGGCCGCCGCACTGCGTGAACTGGGCCATGAACTGGCTGACCTTACCTGTACGATCATCAGCGGAGGATTTATCGGGCGCAGTGAAAACCGGGCTCTGATGAAATACCTCGATCTGCCATATCATCCTGAAGACAACTGGCCCAGTGAAAAAGCTGATCTGGTGGCTTTAGTAGATACACAGCCCGGAACCGGAAACAATATCCTGCCATTGGAGTATTCTGCAGACATAGTAATCGATCATCATCCCATCAAGCGTGAAACGCGCAGTGCCGAGTTTCATGATGTCCGCAACAACTATGGTGCGACTTCGACGATCATGTTTGAATACCTGCAGGCGGCGGAGATTCAGGTCAGCCGTCAGCTTGCCACAGGTCTTTTGTATGGTATCCGTTCCGATACACAGGATTTGGGTCGTGAATCCAGCCGGGCCGATATCGACGCTGTGGTCGAGTTATATCCCTTAGCCAATAAGCGGATGCTGGCCGAAATAGCCAACAGCAAGACTCCCCGCGAATACCTGGCCGCATTGCAGGTAGCGCTGGCCAACGCGCGGATCTACGGCAATGCAGTTGTTTCAAATATCGGACAGTCAAAAATCCCCGAAGCGGTCAGCGAAGCGGCTGACACACTTCTGAGGCTGGAGGATATCGAATGGTCATTCTGTTCGGTTGCGACCGGTAAAAAACTTTTGTTTTCGATCCGCACCTGCAACCCGGAGTATAATTCCGGCGATGTCGCTACCGCTATCTGCAAAGATCTCGGTGCCGGTGGCGGACATCAAAGTATGGCCGGAGGGATTATCGATCTCTCGCAGACTAAAAGACGATCTATCGAGCGCACTACCAAAGAGGTCGAAAAAAGATTTCTGAACCAGGTTAAGCAAACCCACAGGGGCATTCCTCTCTGCGGTAATGATAAATGCAAATAA